Proteins co-encoded in one Verrucomicrobiota bacterium genomic window:
- a CDS encoding Plug domain-containing protein encodes MKTTNRPPTSCVIWKSITSVSAMVCALLMLSQTPLRADESAGKAPAKGAKDKAPAKVAKAKAPAKTPVTMPKSVVTGTRIPREVKGAGHIRETTSPVYIVDRKEIERTGAMTVADVLRRLPFAR; translated from the coding sequence ATGAAGACAACGAATCGCCCTCCCACTTCGTGCGTCATTTGGAAATCCATCACCTCGGTCAGCGCGATGGTGTGCGCTCTGCTGATGTTAAGCCAGACTCCTCTCCGTGCCGATGAAAGTGCCGGGAAGGCGCCAGCGAAAGGCGCGAAGGACAAGGCGCCGGCCAAGGTCGCCAAAGCGAAGGCACCGGCCAAGACGCCCGTCACGATGCCTAAATCCGTCGTGACCGGCACCCGAATCCCGCGCGAGGTCAAGGGCGCCGGCCATATCCGGGAAACCACGTCTCCGGTCTATATCGTCGATCGCAAGGAAATCGAACGAACCGGAGCCATGACCGTGGCGGACGTGTTGCGGAGATTGCCCTTTGCCCGATGA